The Amylolactobacillus amylophilus DSM 20533 = JCM 1125 genome contains a region encoding:
- a CDS encoding AraC family transcriptional regulator translates to MLKELNTVVNYIESHLGDTLTVKQLAAEANMSEFQLHQVFYYLAGMTLTEYIKRRRLSEANLALLAGQKVTDVAYDFGYDSVDGFSRAFKRWTGFLPSDVTKSGLTKVLPVLNFSIQVNGGQPMTYQIKELPAFNLVGAAKSVPMQFEGVNEEIVKLAQSITPEQRDQMHELQNLDPKEVVNASYNADANFMKEEGMLIHMIGVLTTNAVSDIPAGLEVLEVPASTWAVFPSDGPFPETLQQTYAQIYAQWLGSVDYELAPLPNFSFTKMHEDGKSAYSEVWMAVNKK, encoded by the coding sequence ATGCTAAAGGAATTGAACACGGTGGTCAACTATATTGAGAGCCACTTGGGCGACACGCTGACTGTTAAACAGCTTGCTGCAGAAGCTAACATGTCAGAGTTTCAGTTGCACCAAGTTTTCTACTATTTGGCAGGCATGACCTTGACGGAATACATCAAACGCCGTCGGCTATCAGAGGCCAATTTGGCGTTGTTAGCTGGGCAAAAGGTGACTGATGTGGCCTATGATTTTGGCTACGATTCCGTGGATGGTTTCTCGCGTGCTTTCAAGCGATGGACAGGATTTTTACCTTCTGATGTGACCAAAAGCGGGCTCACCAAGGTTTTGCCAGTCCTAAACTTTTCGATACAAGTAAATGGAGGACAACCTATGACATATCAAATTAAAGAATTACCAGCTTTCAACCTTGTTGGTGCTGCCAAAAGTGTGCCAATGCAGTTTGAGGGTGTGAACGAAGAAATCGTGAAACTGGCGCAATCAATCACTCCAGAACAACGAGACCAGATGCATGAATTGCAGAATCTCGATCCAAAAGAAGTGGTGAATGCATCTTATAATGCGGACGCAAACTTCATGAAGGAAGAGGGAATGTTGATACACATGATCGGTGTTTTGACGACAAATGCTGTTAGTGATATCCCAGCAGGACTTGAAGTTTTGGAAGTGCCTGCAAGTACATGGGCAGTGTTCCCAAGTGACGGACCATTTCCAGAAACACTACAACAAACGTACGCACAAATTTATGCACAATGGTTGGGCTCCGTCGATTATGAGCTAGCACCATTACCAAACTTCTCGTTCACGAAGATGCACGAGGATGGCAAATCTGCATACAGCGAAGTATGGATGGCAGTTAATAAGAAATAA
- a CDS encoding oleate hydratase: MSQKAYMIGTGIGNLAAALYLIRDGHWRGEQITLFGLEQHGANDGAKVSDYEDEYSNQTLSNNAGYMAKGGRMLNEETYENLWDLMSYVPSLDHPGQSVTEEILEFDHAHPTHDVARLMDSKGIRNRGDKNDYSHMQFNNLDRYWLTRLMMLPESKEEELNDITIAEWFKKTPHIFKTNFWYMWETTFAFKKESSAMELRRYMNRMILEFSRINTLAGVTRTPFNQYESLILPMRSLLEDKGVKFVNNMKIVDWEFQDTLLRDEIIVKGLKYENVETGETGVIPVEDTDLVFDTNGAITDSSSFGDLDTPIVENMEYAPSAALWKKATEHFFDLGHPDKFFNDRAASEWMSFNVTTNNHYLLNQITRITQQQPGNALNTWIESNNLLSIVVHHQPHFHEQRENETVFWGYAMFPRKVGDYVKKPFIEMNGREILEELLGHLSAVDTSEDNIANHYDEIWESIVNVVPVFMPYASALFNKRAVGDRPLVVPKHSKNLAFISQFAEMPFDMVFTEQYSYRCAQTAVYHFLGLDKSKLTKMHHYEKDPKVMARATKTMFR; the protein is encoded by the coding sequence ATGTCACAAAAAGCTTACATGATTGGTACAGGAATCGGTAATTTAGCTGCAGCACTCTACCTTATTCGGGATGGTCACTGGCGGGGTGAGCAGATTACCCTTTTTGGCTTGGAGCAACATGGTGCAAATGATGGTGCGAAGGTCAGTGACTATGAGGATGAATACAGTAATCAGACTTTGAGTAATAACGCAGGCTACATGGCAAAGGGCGGTCGGATGCTCAACGAAGAGACATACGAGAATCTCTGGGATTTAATGAGTTATGTACCGTCCTTGGATCATCCTGGTCAAAGTGTGACTGAGGAAATTCTGGAATTTGACCATGCACATCCAACACATGACGTGGCCCGCTTGATGGATAGCAAGGGTATCAGAAATCGTGGCGACAAGAACGACTACTCGCATATGCAATTCAATAACCTGGATCGGTACTGGCTGACGCGGCTCATGATGTTGCCGGAGTCAAAGGAAGAGGAGTTGAACGACATCACCATAGCGGAGTGGTTCAAGAAGACCCCGCATATTTTCAAGACCAACTTCTGGTACATGTGGGAAACTACCTTTGCGTTCAAAAAAGAGAGTTCTGCGATGGAACTTAGACGGTACATGAATAGGATGATTCTTGAATTTAGCCGAATCAACACACTGGCGGGCGTGACGCGGACACCATTTAATCAGTACGAAAGCTTAATTCTCCCGATGCGTAGTCTACTTGAGGATAAGGGTGTTAAATTCGTAAACAATATGAAGATTGTTGATTGGGAATTTCAAGATACGTTGCTGCGAGACGAAATTATTGTAAAGGGCTTGAAGTACGAGAATGTGGAAACCGGTGAGACTGGCGTAATTCCGGTTGAGGATACAGATTTAGTCTTTGACACGAACGGTGCGATTACTGATAGTAGCTCGTTCGGCGATCTGGATACACCAATTGTTGAAAATATGGAATATGCCCCGAGTGCAGCATTATGGAAGAAGGCTACCGAACACTTCTTCGACCTCGGACATCCGGATAAGTTCTTCAACGACCGGGCAGCAAGTGAGTGGATGAGCTTCAATGTTACGACCAATAATCACTACTTATTGAATCAAATTACACGCATTACACAGCAACAGCCCGGAAATGCCCTGAATACATGGATTGAGAGTAATAATCTATTATCAATTGTGGTACACCATCAGCCTCATTTCCACGAGCAAAGGGAGAATGAAACGGTCTTCTGGGGTTATGCGATGTTCCCAAGAAAAGTTGGGGATTACGTAAAGAAACCATTCATCGAGATGAATGGTCGCGAGATTTTGGAAGAATTGTTGGGTCACTTGTCAGCTGTGGATACATCTGAGGACAATATTGCCAACCATTATGACGAAATTTGGGAATCGATTGTGAACGTTGTGCCAGTCTTCATGCCTTATGCAAGTGCGTTGTTCAACAAACGTGCGGTAGGAGATCGTCCACTTGTCGTACCAAAGCACTCGAAGAATTTGGCATTTATCAGCCAATTCGCTGAGATGCCATTTGATATGGTATTCACGGAACAGTATTCGTATAGATGCGCACAAACTGCTGTCTACCACTTCCTTGGTTTAGATAAGAGCAAACTCACGAAGATGCATCACTATGAAAAGGATCCAAAAGTGATGGCGAGAGCGACAAAGACGATGTTTAGATAG
- a CDS encoding ABC transporter ATP-binding protein: MAILTAKNLTKQYPGEERPALNQANLSIEEGEFLAIVGSSGSGKSTLLHLLGGVDRPTSGSVQLYDTDIYDLNETQLAIFRRRQVGLIYQFYNLLPNLTVRENITLPAELDGKNVPDEQLAELFNTLGLRGKEDALPAALSGGQQQRVAIGRALINKPAIVLADEPTGNLDQRNSQEIMELLHYANVKEGQTVVLITHDPLIAQQASRIITIEDGLLNEG, from the coding sequence ATGGCTATTTTGACAGCAAAAAATTTAACCAAGCAATATCCTGGTGAGGAACGACCTGCATTGAACCAGGCTAACTTATCGATTGAAGAAGGAGAATTTCTCGCAATCGTCGGCTCCAGTGGCTCGGGCAAGTCAACGTTGCTCCACCTCTTGGGTGGGGTTGACCGACCAACCAGTGGTTCAGTGCAGCTGTATGACACGGATATCTACGACCTGAATGAGACTCAACTCGCGATTTTTCGTCGCCGTCAGGTCGGCTTAATCTACCAATTCTATAACCTACTGCCTAATCTGACGGTACGTGAGAACATTACCTTGCCAGCGGAATTGGATGGCAAGAACGTTCCCGATGAGCAGTTAGCTGAATTATTTAACACGTTGGGGTTACGCGGGAAGGAGGATGCCCTTCCTGCAGCACTTTCCGGTGGACAACAGCAAAGAGTAGCAATCGGGCGGGCGTTGATTAATAAGCCAGCAATTGTACTGGCCGATGAGCCCACGGGTAACTTGGATCAGAGAAACTCCCAGGAAATCATGGAATTATTGCATTACGCCAACGTTAAAGAGGGACAGACTGTGGTTTTAATCACACACGATCCACTCATTGCACAACAGGCCAGTCGAATCATCACGATTGAAGACGGCTTGCTGAATGAGGGGTAA
- the mazE gene encoding type II toxin-antitoxin system PemI/MazE family antitoxin — protein sequence MLIVKATVKDDMRIISLPFEYGSKLKDNQEYVVDYKDNGTIILSPRIENPFLVKSEGSLSEPDFWEQN from the coding sequence ATGTTAATTGTAAAAGCCACTGTTAAAGATGATATGAGAATTATTTCATTACCATTTGAGTACGGAAGTAAGTTGAAGGATAATCAAGAATATGTTGTGGATTATAAGGACAATGGAACAATAATTCTTAGTCCTAGAATAGAGAATCCATTTCTTGTTAAAAGTGAAGGTTCACTTTCTGAGCCTGATTTTTGGGAACAAAACTAG
- a CDS encoding cation-translocating P-type ATPase has translation MMQEKSTRMYAQEELTKVYKELGTSENGLTKEAAETRLEHFGPNTIKKAQRESEFKTFIKNFLSLMAILLWISGFIAIFTGTPELGIAIWAVTIINGVFSYYQEHAAKKATDSLLGMLPQFTKVYRDGEVVNLESSQVVPGDIFVLQAGDAIPVDARLIEATSLQVDESALTGESVPESKKVGFEEGEGRFAESNIIYAGTTAVSGTAKAVTLTTGMATEFGHIAALTHEQKKTASPLQLELNRLTKQISIIAFSIGLVFLVAAIFFVHYPFAKSFVFALGMIVAFIPEGLLPTVTLSLAQGVKRMAKKHALVKELSSIETLGETTVICSDKTGTLTQNQMTINHLWLPKNEFDVTGQGYVNNGEITLNGKSINVADYPNLGMLVQVAALDNDTQVEQADGEPKIMGTPTEAALIILAQKAGFDIKQAKLDTPRVKEFTFDSERKRMSTIHQIEKDSYRLCLKGSLSDTINLCDQIQDGDTLRPLTVADHERIDAANKEYASSGLRSMVIAYRDLGQLDEDELNAIEFTEAEKHLTFVGLAVMSDPPRPEVFAAVNECHEAKIKIIMVTGDSSLTAKSIAVQIGIVGENARVITGSALEKMSKQELKIALADEVVFARVAPEQKYKIVSTLQEMGEVVASTGDGVNDAPALKKADIGVAMGKMGTDVAKDAADIILTDDNFASIVAAIEEGRAVYSNIQKFLIYILCSNVPEAFPSILFLFSRGLIPLPLTVMQILTVDLGTDLLPALGLGSEKAEPGIMKQPPRSRNAHLLNKRVIWKAFGWYGLIASLISTGAYFFTNYENGWPSVSLAGSGSLYMEATTMTLAAIVFCQVANVLNCRTQNSSVFSIGLFKNRLVWYGIIFEILLLAVLIYTPVLQGVFNTTAIQWVDWAFLFAIPIPLFLIEELRKLIARRSHPELY, from the coding sequence ATTATGCAAGAGAAGTCTACGCGCATGTATGCGCAAGAGGAGCTCACAAAAGTTTATAAAGAGCTCGGAACTTCAGAGAATGGTCTCACTAAGGAGGCTGCGGAAACCCGTCTAGAGCATTTCGGTCCAAACACCATCAAAAAGGCGCAACGCGAATCCGAATTTAAAACCTTCATCAAGAACTTCCTGAGTCTCATGGCAATCCTACTTTGGATCTCAGGTTTCATCGCAATTTTCACCGGTACGCCCGAACTTGGGATTGCAATTTGGGCAGTCACCATCATTAATGGGGTCTTCAGTTATTACCAAGAACACGCCGCCAAAAAAGCAACGGATTCGCTGCTAGGCATGCTGCCACAGTTCACCAAGGTCTATCGCGACGGAGAAGTAGTTAATCTGGAGTCATCTCAAGTTGTCCCTGGCGATATTTTTGTCCTCCAGGCCGGCGACGCAATTCCAGTTGATGCCCGCCTAATCGAGGCCACCTCACTGCAGGTCGACGAATCCGCCCTCACAGGTGAATCGGTCCCCGAATCGAAGAAGGTTGGTTTTGAGGAAGGCGAAGGTCGTTTTGCGGAGAGTAACATCATCTATGCCGGCACAACTGCCGTTAGTGGCACTGCAAAAGCCGTAACGCTAACAACAGGTATGGCCACAGAGTTTGGTCACATTGCCGCATTGACGCACGAACAGAAAAAGACGGCAAGTCCACTTCAGCTTGAGCTCAACCGTCTGACCAAGCAGATTTCCATTATTGCCTTCTCGATTGGCCTGGTTTTCCTCGTTGCCGCGATTTTCTTCGTCCATTATCCATTCGCTAAATCCTTCGTTTTTGCACTTGGGATGATTGTCGCCTTCATTCCTGAAGGACTTCTACCAACCGTCACACTTTCCCTAGCGCAGGGTGTCAAACGCATGGCTAAGAAGCACGCGCTTGTTAAGGAGCTCAGCAGCATCGAGACCCTCGGTGAAACTACTGTTATCTGTTCGGATAAAACGGGAACATTGACGCAGAATCAGATGACTATCAACCATCTCTGGCTTCCCAAAAACGAGTTTGACGTGACAGGTCAAGGATACGTCAACAACGGAGAAATTACCTTAAACGGTAAGTCGATTAACGTCGCCGATTATCCAAATCTTGGTATGCTCGTTCAAGTTGCCGCACTCGATAACGATACGCAAGTTGAACAAGCTGATGGTGAACCCAAAATCATGGGAACACCAACGGAAGCCGCATTGATCATCCTGGCCCAAAAGGCGGGTTTTGATATCAAGCAAGCTAAGCTTGATACACCACGAGTTAAGGAGTTCACATTCGATTCAGAACGAAAAAGAATGTCGACTATCCATCAAATTGAAAAAGACAGCTATCGCCTCTGTTTGAAGGGCTCACTAAGTGACACAATTAACCTATGCGACCAGATTCAGGATGGTGACACGCTGCGCCCACTCACGGTTGCTGACCACGAACGAATTGACGCAGCAAACAAAGAATATGCCTCATCAGGTTTACGTTCCATGGTCATCGCTTATCGCGATTTGGGTCAACTTGACGAAGATGAGCTGAACGCAATCGAGTTCACCGAAGCTGAGAAGCATCTGACATTCGTCGGCTTAGCAGTCATGTCAGACCCACCACGTCCAGAGGTTTTCGCAGCTGTCAATGAATGTCACGAGGCCAAAATCAAGATTATCATGGTGACAGGCGACAGCTCATTAACGGCTAAATCAATCGCTGTTCAAATCGGGATTGTTGGTGAGAATGCCCGCGTTATCACCGGTAGCGCGCTCGAAAAAATGAGCAAGCAAGAGCTAAAGATTGCCCTAGCTGACGAAGTTGTTTTTGCTAGAGTTGCGCCAGAGCAGAAGTACAAAATCGTCTCGACACTGCAAGAGATGGGCGAAGTCGTTGCCTCGACCGGCGATGGCGTAAATGATGCTCCCGCACTGAAGAAAGCTGACATCGGCGTGGCCATGGGTAAGATGGGCACGGATGTCGCAAAAGATGCTGCAGACATAATTCTAACCGATGACAATTTTGCTTCAATCGTTGCGGCTATCGAAGAAGGTCGTGCGGTTTACAGCAACATCCAAAAGTTCCTGATTTATATTCTCTGCTCGAATGTTCCTGAGGCATTTCCTTCGATCCTGTTCCTATTCAGTCGCGGATTGATTCCGTTGCCTTTAACCGTCATGCAAATCCTGACCGTCGATTTGGGTACCGATCTCTTACCAGCACTTGGCTTAGGTTCTGAAAAGGCGGAACCAGGAATTATGAAGCAGCCACCTCGTTCAAGGAACGCACATTTACTAAACAAGCGCGTGATCTGGAAGGCTTTTGGCTGGTATGGCCTAATTGCATCCCTGATCTCGACCGGCGCATACTTCTTCACCAACTACGAAAATGGTTGGCCTAGCGTGTCGCTCGCGGGTAGCGGATCGCTTTACATGGAGGCCACCACGATGACTTTGGCGGCTATCGTCTTCTGCCAGGTTGCTAACGTGCTTAACTGTCGGACGCAGAACTCCTCGGTTTTCTCAATCGGATTGTTCAAAAATAGATTGGTCTGGTACGGCATCATCTTCGAGATTTTGTTATTAGCAGTCCTCATCTACACACCTGTACTGCAGGGCGTATTCAACACAACCGCTATTCAATGGGTTGATTGGGCATTCCTCTTTGCCATCCCAATTCCATTGTTCCTGATTGAGGAGTTGCGCAAGCTTATTGCAAGAAGATCACATCCAGAATTATATTAG
- a CDS encoding macro domain-containing protein → MKTLLLNSLEINIKQSDITKETTDAIVNAANKEMIPGGGVDGAINRAAGPDLGSAQRKLGPIETGEAVITAGFALPAKYVIHTAGPIWHDGANDEEHELAASYLNSLNLAKEHKLTSISFPAISTGVYHFPLDLAVKIVFETLTEFSQNPGTVQVINLVNFDSKTNVVYEKYFAMKLD, encoded by the coding sequence ATGAAAACACTTTTGCTAAACTCACTTGAAATCAACATTAAGCAATCAGACATCACTAAGGAAACAACTGACGCTATCGTTAATGCAGCCAACAAGGAAATGATTCCTGGCGGCGGAGTCGATGGTGCAATTAATCGAGCTGCCGGACCTGATCTTGGATCTGCACAGAGAAAGCTTGGTCCCATCGAAACTGGTGAAGCAGTTATTACTGCCGGTTTTGCACTCCCAGCTAAATACGTCATCCATACAGCAGGACCTATATGGCATGATGGTGCAAATGATGAGGAACATGAATTGGCGGCTTCTTACCTGAACAGTTTAAACCTAGCTAAAGAACACAAGCTGACTTCTATTTCATTTCCGGCAATCAGCACAGGCGTTTACCATTTTCCGCTCGATTTGGCAGTGAAGATTGTTTTTGAAACACTAACAGAATTCAGTCAAAATCCCGGTACAGTTCAAGTTATCAATCTAGTAAACTTTGATTCAAAGACAAACGTGGTCTATGAAAAATATTTTGCAATGAAACTTGACTAG
- a CDS encoding ABC transporter permease, which yields MKTTWKLSLRLLKTDIKRTIMTIIAMAIAATLAVAVLVGLRSGQRTMFDIQTKDSGGYVMQFNNVPVSGQKEILNNSAFKLTAISQTKGTFEVDDSNYYVNIDFKTMPRKSLYDLAKPILTSGRLPNAKNEVLVPDGYDDIVDGKVTFTIAGKKQTFNVVGRMMNFTGSLVNTGSILGYSDDFSGPINIAVIPKRYTNFYAEMDKIAAKAKVKKKDLQFLNSALQTMGQSRGIGAAAVTTTVVLVILAIIGVVALILIYTSINLSVMAQRKRYGLLRSIGTTPRQIRQIVYQQALILVVPSMVLGYGFGVVGMSGVIKLINQILAKGDAGLVIKTVIDWPPLLVALFFMVLMAIIASFRPARRAAKVTPINAIKQLDPSPKLTKRHLKNTWLIRHVKQPTARLAMRNYRRSAQKRTMMATLIFTLMLFVGLTAFVSSFIQEINYRESADIVFWDRDKKTDEAELQSVFREADKLKNYQSGSFMHAIAEYPKTYTKSGEAVDEKRDGDIYVLGINQQDFQNDFNGKPTLISIQMTYDLGGGRSEVISDFPVQDNFVLKLADWSQNGANKTKYSYTLTSRVVVDTYNVATKMISNFNLDNTLVVSQQQFKEIAAKVGKGSDDVGIAAAAKLANSKNHQRVNDALRAQFPNAYTTDNIAEQNKQRSLMLGVRILIYGFIALLSLVSLATIVSHIFSTLLTSKRSLAMFQSVGMTAKQVTGMLGIQNAILLITGGVIGTGLGVGVSYGLFKMMNDYYLNHYLFPTTQIIVVGLMLLVVWAVFQIFIYRTVKAQDINELIRAE from the coding sequence ATGAAAACAACTTGGAAATTAAGTCTACGCCTGCTAAAAACGGATATTAAACGTACTATCATGACGATTATCGCAATGGCAATTGCCGCAACACTTGCGGTTGCTGTGCTTGTTGGATTGCGCAGCGGTCAAAGAACGATGTTCGATATTCAGACCAAAGATTCCGGCGGTTACGTCATGCAATTTAATAATGTTCCTGTAAGTGGACAGAAAGAAATACTGAATAATTCAGCATTCAAATTGACGGCTATCTCACAAACAAAGGGTACATTTGAGGTCGATGACAGTAACTATTATGTAAATATTGATTTCAAAACGATGCCTAGAAAGTCCTTGTATGATCTAGCCAAACCGATTTTGACGAGTGGGAGATTACCAAACGCTAAAAATGAAGTCTTGGTCCCGGACGGCTATGACGATATCGTGGATGGTAAAGTCACCTTCACGATTGCGGGAAAGAAACAGACCTTTAATGTAGTTGGTCGAATGATGAATTTCACGGGCAGCCTGGTTAATACGGGCTCGATACTGGGCTATTCAGATGATTTTAGCGGACCAATTAACATCGCTGTGATTCCGAAAAGATACACCAATTTCTATGCAGAAATGGATAAGATTGCGGCAAAAGCAAAGGTAAAGAAAAAGGATTTACAGTTTTTGAATTCTGCCCTTCAAACCATGGGTCAATCGCGTGGTATCGGTGCCGCTGCAGTTACAACGACGGTTGTGCTAGTAATTCTGGCGATTATTGGAGTTGTCGCCTTGATTCTAATCTACACGAGTATCAACCTTTCGGTGATGGCGCAGAGAAAACGCTATGGGTTATTGCGCTCCATCGGGACTACACCTAGGCAGATTCGTCAAATTGTGTATCAGCAAGCTTTGATTCTAGTTGTGCCATCAATGGTGCTTGGCTATGGCTTTGGTGTCGTTGGGATGAGCGGTGTGATTAAGCTAATCAACCAAATTCTGGCAAAAGGGGATGCAGGTTTGGTGATTAAGACGGTCATCGATTGGCCACCTCTGCTTGTTGCACTTTTCTTCATGGTCTTGATGGCTATAATTGCGTCATTTAGGCCAGCACGACGTGCGGCAAAGGTCACACCGATTAATGCGATTAAGCAGCTAGATCCTAGTCCTAAGCTCACGAAACGTCATCTGAAAAACACGTGGTTAATCAGACATGTTAAACAGCCCACGGCTAGATTGGCAATGAGAAATTACCGCCGCTCGGCGCAGAAACGCACGATGATGGCTACATTGATTTTTACATTAATGCTATTTGTTGGTTTAACAGCTTTTGTTAGCTCATTTATTCAAGAAATAAACTACAGGGAATCAGCCGATATCGTTTTCTGGGATAGGGATAAAAAAACCGATGAAGCTGAACTGCAAAGCGTATTTAGAGAGGCTGATAAGCTAAAAAATTATCAATCTGGTTCATTTATGCATGCAATAGCTGAATATCCCAAAACCTATACCAAAAGTGGGGAAGCTGTTGATGAAAAGAGGGATGGCGATATTTATGTTTTGGGAATCAATCAACAGGATTTCCAAAACGATTTTAATGGTAAGCCAACCTTGATTTCGATTCAGATGACCTACGATCTGGGTGGAGGTCGGTCAGAAGTGATTTCAGATTTCCCGGTGCAGGATAATTTTGTACTTAAGCTAGCTGACTGGTCACAGAATGGAGCAAATAAGACTAAGTACAGTTATACACTCACGAGCCGGGTCGTTGTCGATACTTATAATGTCGCAACCAAAATGATTTCTAATTTCAATCTGGATAATACGCTGGTCGTAAGTCAACAGCAATTTAAGGAAATAGCTGCAAAAGTGGGAAAGGGCTCCGATGATGTTGGGATTGCTGCTGCAGCAAAATTAGCAAATTCTAAAAATCATCAACGTGTGAATGATGCTTTAAGGGCACAATTTCCTAACGCTTACACCACGGATAATATCGCTGAACAGAATAAGCAAAGAAGTTTGATGCTGGGAGTAAGAATTCTGATATATGGCTTCATTGCATTACTCTCACTTGTGAGTCTGGCAACGATTGTCAGTCATATTTTCTCCACATTGCTCACTTCAAAACGCAGTCTTGCAATGTTCCAATCTGTTGGAATGACAGCGAAGCAGGTTACAGGGATGCTGGGAATTCAAAACGCAATTTTGTTGATTACCGGTGGAGTTATTGGAACGGGATTAGGCGTGGGAGTTTCCTACGGACTATTTAAGATGATGAACGATTACTATCTAAATCATTACCTATTCCCAACCACACAAATTATCGTTGTGGGTCTAATGCTGTTAGTTGTTTGGGCAGTTTTCCAAATCTTTATTTATCGGACTGTGAAAGCACAGGATATTAACGAATTGATTAGAGCAGAATAG
- a CDS encoding response regulator transcription factor gives MKLLIVEDEQALANSMAEYFTGKYQVNIAQNLSMAEALIQNETPDIIILDLGLPDGDGLAWLKSWHELLSSKILILTANDEENRIITGLGLAEDYVLKPVSLHVLEARMNKLIPQAQLVIGALTFDFGKQILLRDGVPVSLTVLEWRLLRFLVENHNQILQREQLMQVIWDVQGKYVSDNTLTVTIKRLREKIELQPNQPTMIRTIRGMGYFFDEQNNA, from the coding sequence ATGAAATTACTAATTGTCGAGGACGAGCAGGCGCTAGCGAACAGCATGGCCGAGTATTTTACGGGAAAATACCAAGTTAATATTGCTCAAAACTTGAGCATGGCTGAAGCACTTATCCAAAATGAAACACCTGACATTATCATTCTCGATCTTGGATTGCCCGATGGTGACGGCTTAGCGTGGCTTAAAAGCTGGCACGAACTTTTGTCTAGCAAGATATTGATTCTAACAGCCAACGACGAAGAAAATAGGATTATCACAGGATTAGGTCTGGCCGAAGATTACGTGCTAAAACCGGTCAGTTTACATGTGCTAGAGGCAAGAATGAACAAGCTAATCCCACAAGCACAATTAGTAATAGGAGCGCTAACTTTTGACTTCGGCAAGCAGATTTTGCTACGTGATGGCGTTCCCGTGTCATTGACAGTCCTAGAGTGGCGCCTTTTACGCTTCTTGGTCGAGAATCACAATCAGATTCTACAACGCGAACAGTTGATGCAAGTCATCTGGGACGTGCAGGGGAAATACGTCAGTGACAATACGTTGACGGTTACAATTAAGCGTCTGCGAGAGAAAATTGAGTTGCAACCAAATCAGCCAACCATGATTCGCACGATTAGGGGAATGGGGTACTTTTTCGATGAACAAAATAATGCATGA
- a CDS encoding sensor histidine kinase, whose translation MNKIMHDSPEIRLVVKLGSVLIVILSGVFALAIVLLPEQFLLLLAVYLVAVSLVVFTLYRWLKLVNEKLAAIHELLKATGTGQSEYSLVQNDEGLFSKIHNELYRYRRQSEVQAVNLKQDRQQLTYAITNIAHQLRTPIATSGNMIDLLTPENLAESKKGLQQQNERLAGLVEQMVLLAKVDTHTLSNIKEPVNLNQLLTESLNFLLPAITTADLSFDYAVPQDIVVAVNRKLMQEALINIFKNNFEHAPKHSLIKVKAVQTPLSVILTIENAGEAIAETDLPHLFDRFYRGSQSAPNNMGIGLAIAKGIITATGGNVSVQNIAAGVSYRVDLFR comes from the coding sequence ATGAACAAAATAATGCATGATTCGCCCGAAATTCGTTTGGTGGTGAAGTTAGGCAGCGTATTAATCGTTATTCTCAGTGGTGTATTCGCTCTGGCTATCGTTTTATTGCCGGAGCAATTTTTACTGTTGTTAGCCGTATACCTAGTTGCTGTTTCTTTGGTTGTATTTACCTTATATAGGTGGTTAAAGCTGGTTAACGAGAAGCTAGCTGCGATTCATGAACTGCTTAAGGCGACAGGAACGGGTCAGAGTGAATACTCGCTGGTGCAAAATGACGAAGGATTGTTCTCGAAGATTCACAATGAACTGTATCGCTACCGCAGGCAGAGCGAGGTCCAGGCGGTTAATCTGAAGCAGGATCGTCAGCAATTGACCTACGCAATTACCAATATTGCGCACCAGTTACGTACGCCGATTGCGACGAGTGGTAATATGATTGATTTGCTGACACCTGAGAATCTGGCAGAGAGCAAAAAGGGGCTACAGCAGCAAAATGAACGTTTAGCCGGTCTGGTTGAGCAGATGGTGCTGCTTGCCAAAGTCGACACCCACACATTGAGTAATATCAAGGAGCCTGTTAACTTAAATCAGTTGCTCACGGAGAGTTTGAACTTTCTTTTGCCTGCGATTACTACCGCGGATTTGTCATTCGACTACGCTGTGCCGCAGGATATTGTGGTCGCCGTGAACCGTAAGCTGATGCAGGAAGCTCTAATAAATATTTTCAAAAACAACTTTGAACACGCACCAAAACATAGTCTGATTAAAGTGAAAGCTGTGCAGACACCACTTTCCGTAATTTTGACAATTGAAAACGCGGGAGAAGCAATCGCTGAAACTGACCTGCCGCATCTGTTTGATCGATTCTATCGTGGAAGTCAGAGTGCACCGAACAACATGGGGATTGGCCTCGCCATCGCCAAGGGAATAATTACTGCTACTGGTGGCAATGTTTCGGTGCAAAATATTGCGGCTGGCGTAAGCTACCGCGTTGATTTGTTTCGTTAG